TCGCTTGTACCCTCGTGATTGTTTTGGTCTCCCTGATCGACAAAAAACCTTCACGCGAATTGCAAGAACGTTTCGAAAAAGCAGACGCAGAATACCGCTCCTCTAAATAAGACGTTTTCAGACGGCCTGCATGATTCCGTGCAGGCCGTCTTTACGAAATAAACTGTTTCAAAATAATCTGAGCCTTATCAGAAAAAACAGCAATTTATGCGGATACATCTTGTATCCGCATCATAATTTTATTACGATATTACTATCCTTCAGAATGCCTGTTTTAGCAGTCTTAATTCAGGCCGTCTGAAACCATGAAAAAAACCTTTGGAGAACATAAATAATGTTTAACTTCGCTTTTCCAACACAAACTCCTCTGCGTCAAGCTGTAACTGATGCCTACCGCCGCGATGAAATCGAGGCCGTTCAGGATATGTTGCAACGTGCACAGATGACCGACGAAGAGCGCAATGCCGCCTCCGAGCTTGCCCGTCGTTTGGTTACTCAAGTCCGCTCCAGCCGCACCAAAGCAAGCGGCGTAGATGCCTTGATGCACGAATTCTCTCTCTCCAGTGAAGAAGGTGTTGCACTGATGTGTCTGGCCGAAGCCCTGCTGCGTATTCCGGACAATGCAACCCGCGACCGCCTGATTGCCGACAAAATCTCCGAAGGCAACTGGAAAAGCCACTTGAACAACAGCCCTTCCCTCTTCGTTAATGCGGCTGCATGGGGTTTGTTGATTACCGGCAAACTGACCACCAACACTTCTGAAAAAAACATGGGTTCTGCCCTGAGCCGCATAATCAGCAAAGGTGGCGCGCCTCTGATCCGTCAAGGGGTGAACTATGCAATGCGCCTGCTGGGCAAACAGTTCGTAACCGGCCAAACCATTGAAGAAGCGCTGCAAAACGGTAAAGAGCGCGAGAAAATGGGCTACCGCTTCTCTTTCGATATGTTGGGTGAAGCCGCATACACCGAAGAAGATGCCAACCGCTACTACAACGACTACGTTCAAGCCATTCACGCCATCGGTAAAGATGCCGCAGGCCAAGGCGTTTACGAAGGCAACGGTATTTCCGTTAAACTTTCCGCCATCCATCCTCGCTACTCACGCGCCCAACACGAACGCGTTATGAGCGAACTGTTGCCACGCCTGAAAGAATTGTTCCTTTTGGGTAAAAAATACGATATCGGTATCAACATCGACGCCGAAGAAGCCAACCGTCTCGAATTGTCTTTGGACTTGATGGAAGCTTTGGTTTCCGACCCTGACTTGGCCGGCTACAAAGGTATCGGTTTCGTTGTTCAGGCCTACCAAAAACGTTGCCCATTCGTTATCGACTATCTGATCGACCTGGCACGCCGCAACAACCAAAAACTGATGATCCGTTTGGTTAAAGGCGCATACTGGGACAGCGAAGTAAAATGGGCCCAAGTAGACGGCATGGAAGGCTATCCGACTTACACCCGTAAAGTCCACACTGACATCTCCTACCTCGCCTGCGCACGCAAACTCTTGGATGCGCAAGATGCCGTGTTCCCACAATTTGCTACCCACAATGCTTATACTTTGGGCGCAATCTACCAAATGGGTAAAGGCAAAGACTTTGAACACCAATGTCTGCACGGCATGGGCGAAACCCTATATGACCAAGTAGTCGGCCCGCAAAACTTAGGCCGCCGCGTACGCGTGTATGCCCCAGTCGGCACACACGAAACCCTGCTTGCCTACTTGGTACGCCGCCTGTTGGAAAACGGTGCGAACTCTTCTTTCGTGAACCAAATCGTTGACGAAAACATCAGCATCGACCGCCTGATTAAGAGCCCATTCGACACCATCGCCGAACAAGGCATCCACCTGCATCCGGCATTGCCTCTGCCGCGCGATTTGTATGGCAAAGACCGCCTGAACTCTCAAGGCGTAGATTTCAGCAACGAAACCGTATTGCAAAACCTGCAAGAAAAACTCAACCAAGCTTCTTCCGAAGACTTCCACGCCGCTTCCATCGTCAATGGCGAAGCGCGTAACGTAGTCGAAGCGCAACCTGTCCGCAACCCTGCAGACCACAACGATGTTGTCGGTACCGTCAGCTTTGCCGATGCAGCATTGGCTCAAGAAGCGATTGGTGCAGCCGTTGCCGCCCTGCCTGAGTGGAGCGCCAAACCTGCTTCAGAACGCGCCGACTGCCTGCGCCGTTTTGCCGACCTGTTGGAACAACACACGCCTGCATTGATGATGCTGGCCGTCCGCGAAGCCGGTAAAACCTTGAACAACGCTGTTGCCGAAGTACGCGAAGCCGTTGACTTCTGTCGCTACTATGCCAACGAATCTGAAAACACCCTGCCTAAAGATGCCAAAGCTGTCGGCGCAATCGTTGCCATCAGCCCATGGAACTTCCCATTGGCCATCTTTACCGGCGAAGTGGTTTCTGCATTGGCTGCCGGTAACACCGTTATCGCCAAACCTGCCGAACAAACCAGCCTGATTGCTACTTACGCCGTTTCCCTGATGCATCAAGCCGGTATTCCGACTTCTGCGCTGCAACTCGTACTCGGCGCAGGTAATGTCGGCTCTGCCCTGACCGGCGATGCCCGCATCGGCGGCGTGATCTTCACCGGTTCTACCGAAGTAGCGCGTCTGATTAACAAAGCACTGTCCAAACGCGACGACAACCCTGTCCTGATTGCCGAGACCGGTGGTCAAAACGCGATGATTGTGGACTCTACCGCCCTGCCGGAACAAGTCTGCCTCGACGTTTTGAACTCTGCCTTCGACAGCGCAGGCCAACGTTGTTCCGCTCTGCGTATCTTATGCGTTCAAGAAGATGTTGCCGATAAAATGGTCAACATCATCAAAGGCGCAATGGACGAATTGGTTGTCGGCAAACCGACCCAATTGACCACAGACATCGGCCCTGTCATCGATGCTGAAGCCCAACAAAACCTGTTGGCCCACATCAACCGAATGAAAGGCGTAGCGAAGGCTTACCACGAAGTCAAAACTGCTGCCGACGTTGATAGCAACAACTCTACTTTCGTTCGTCCAATCCTGTTTGAATTGAACAACTTGAACGAGTTGCAACGCGAAGTGTTCGGCCCTGTATTGCACGTTGTCCGCTACCGCGCCAGCGAATTGGATCAACTCATCGACCAAATCAACGCTAAAGGCTATGCTTTGACCAGCGGTGTACACAGCCGTATCGAAGGTACTGTCGAACACATCCGCGACCGCATCGAAGCCGGTAACATCTACGTCAACCGCAACATCGTCGGTGCTGTTGTCGGCGTACAACCTTTCGGCGGTCACGGCTTGTCCGGTACCGGTCCTAAAGCGGGCGGTCCATTCTATCTGCAACGTTTGGTTCGTACTCCTGAATGGGTTGCACCAACCCTCAGCCGTATTGGCCAAGCAGACGAAGACGCGCTCAAACGTTTGGAAACTTTGGTTCACAAACTGCCGTTTAATGCAGAAGAGAAGAAAACTGCAGCCGCAGCTTTGGGTCACGCACGAGTTCGCACGCTGCGCAAAGCCGAAACCGTATTGGTCGGCCCGACCGGCGAACGCAACTCATTGAGCTGGCGCTCTCCGAAACACGTTTGGGTACACGGCGGTACTCTGTTGCAAGCCTTCTCTGCTCTGACCGAGCTGGCTGCCGCAGGCATTCAAACCGTTGTTGAGCCAAACAGCCCACTGGCTGCCTACTCTGCCGATTTAGACGGTTTGCTGCAAGTCAACAGCAAACCTGAAAAAGCAGGCATCAGCCATGTTGCCGCCATCGAGCCTTTGAGCAGCGAGCGCAAACAAGAGTTAGCCGGCCGCGACGGTGCGCTCATCCGCATTCTGCCTTCCGAACAAGGTCTGGACATCCTGCAAGTATTTGAAGAAATCTCTTGCAGTATCAATACTACCGCTGCCGGTGGTAATGCCAGCCTGATGGCAGTTGCCGACTAATCGTAGCCAAATCAAAGGCCGTCTGAAATTCAGACGGCCTTTTTCTTATGTTTTTATTTACATTTTTGCCGGATATTCGCACAAATCGTTAATCAAACATTTGCTGCATTGCGGTTTTAAAGCCTTGCACGTATAGCGGCCATGCAAAATCAACCAGTGATGGGCATCCATCAAAAATTCTTTGGGAATAAAGCGCATCAATTTGTCTTCGACCTCGCGCACATCCTTGCCCGGAGCGATTTTAGTACGGTTGGAAACACGGAAAATATGGGTATCGACCGCCATAACAGGTTGCCCGAATGCAGTATTCAGCACCACATTGGCGGTTTTACGGCCAACGCCGGGCAAAGATTCCAAAGCCTCTCGGTCGGCAGGTACTTCGCCGTTGTATTTCTCCAGCAGAATACGGCAAGTCTGCATGATGTGCTTGGACTTGGTTTTGTAAAGGCCTATGGTTTTGGTGTATTCCATTACGCCGTCCAGCCCCAAATCCAACATGGCTTGCGGCGTATTGGCAATGGGAAAGAGTTTGGCAGTCGCTTTGTTCACACCGACATCAGTCGCTTGTGCAGACAATAACACGGCAATCAGCAGCTCAAACGGCGAGCTGAAATTCAACTCGGTAGTCGGATGAGGATTGGCAGCGCGGAAACGCTCGAAAATTTCTTGGCGGATTTGTTTGTTCATTGTTTAGATTATTTTTTTATTGGCGCAGCAATTATAGTGAAATCATGTTAATACGGCTACTTCAAGTAAAACAAGGCCGTCTGAAATTGTTTTCAGACGGCCTTGTTTCATAAAAGCATTGCTATTTTAATGCGGTTTACTTCTTACTCAAAGTCAGCCCTGTCCAGCCGAACACCAGCGTCAGAGCCAAGCTCAAGTAGCAGAAGAAGGCATAAGGCAGGTATTCCCAAACAGGCACGCCCAAGGCATGGCTGATAAATACGCCGCAGACGCTCCAAGGCACCAATGGGTTGATGACCGTACCCGCATCTTCAAGCGTACGGGCAAGATTGCGCGAATGCAGACCAAGCTTGTCATAAACCGGCTTAAAGGTTTCGCCGGAAAGCAGGATACTCAAATATTGCTCACCAATCAGGAAGTTGACACCGACCGATGTCATGGCCACGCTGAAAGTAGCGCGTCCGGCATTGGTCAGGAACGCATGAATGGCTTCCAGCAAAGACGGAATCACACCTATGCTGAACAACAGACCGCCCAAGCTCATGCCGAGTATCACGATGGTTTGCGTAAAGAACATGCTTTCCAAGCCGCCGCGAGAAATCAAACGGGCAATGTCTTTAAATGCTTCGCCTTCAAGTTTGTATCCGCTGTAAAACCACGCGCCCAGCTGTTTCAAATCAGGCGTACTGTGGAAGTAAGTCACAATCAGCGCCACTATAACGGTAAACAACATGGCCACAATAGCATTCACGCGCATCAGGGCAAGGACAACCAACAAGGCAAACGGAATCAGTGAGTAAGCATGAACCAAACCGGTTGCTTCCAATTGCGCGCGGAAAGCTTCGACACTGTTCATGTCATGCGCGGCAACATTGGGCAAGAGCCACAACATCAACGCCGCACTGATCAACCATGCAGGCACAGTGGTGTACATCATGTTTTTGATGTGCTCGAACAAATCAATGCCGACAATCGAAGCGGAAATACCGGTCGTATCGGAAAGTGGCGACATTTTATCGCCAAAGAACGCCCCCGACACAATCGCACCTGCCGTCATCGCCATATTGGCATGAAACGCAGCCGCCATACCCATAAATGCCACCCCGACAGTCGCACAAGTCGTCAAACTGCTGCCGATGGAAATACCGATGATCGAGCAGAGCGCAAACGCCGAGAGATAAAAATAAGTCGGCGAAATCAATCCGAAACCGTAATACATCAGCGTCGGAATCGCACCGCTCATCATCAGCGCGCTGACCATCAGGCCGATAAAGAAAAACAGATAAATCGCGCCCATGCCCTGCCCGACCGCGCCTATCATACCGTTTTGCATGTCTTGATATTTCAAGCCGCGCATCAAACCGTACAACAGCAAGACCACAATCGCCGTCACAATCGACATATGCGGTAGCCATTCAAGCGAAATAATCGTATAACCCATTGCCGCCACCAAAGCCAAGGCCACAGCGATGGCCTCAAAGCGCGGCATATTCAGTAAGGATTTGAAAGCAAACATTGTTCTTTGCCTTTTTAATAAGTATTTAACAGATTTTAGCATAACAGGCCGTCTGAAACCCGATTTTCAGACGGCCTGCCTGTTATTTTATAAAAACAGCTTCAGTGAAACTGCGACACTTTCTTTAAAATATATCGAATTATTAAAATTAAATATTTTTAAATGAAAATAAATGGAATTTTATTGCTTTTTAAAACGTCCATCATGCAAAAATGCCCCCACCTGCTTGACCGTTTTACGGTTAAACAGCATACCGCTATGGCTGACAGGCAAAACGACATGATCGCGCATATTCGGACAATGCGTTTCGCTGACCAAAACCGTACCATCATGTTCACCATGCAAACCTAAAACACGGCCCAGCCCATACGGTTTATTGCCGGCAATACTGCCCAACTCAACACCCTTTGGCAATTCCGGCATACCGCCGTCCAATGCGCCTTTATACGAGCCGCCCAATACCGGTTTTTGCAAACCCATATTGAACACACGTTGCGCGGCACGGCTACCTTGGTGCGGCGTACCCATGGTAACGATACGGCCGCTGACTTTATCCGGATATGCCGCCGCAAAATTGCGTAAGACCAACCCGCCCAAACTATGGCCGACAAAGTGCAGCGTTTCATCAGCATGGTTCTCATCAATCCATCGCGCCAAATCTTCAACATGTCGGTTCATCGAATGCAAAACACTGTAATAATCGAACAGCGCCACTTCAAAACCTTCTTGTTCCAGCAAATACGCCAGCGGTTTCATTACCCATGAATGCATGTGCAAGCCATGCAGCAAAATGATTTTGGCCATTTTTTCCTCCTGTCATTTAAATCATTATGCCACAAAGTAAAAAGGCCGCCTGAAACTTAGAGTTTCAGACGGCCTTTCATCATGATGAATTATTCGTCAGCTTTATAGCCTTTTATAGCAAAGAAGACAATGTATACGTAACAAATCGCTGATACAACGAAAGAAATCATCAGACCGTAAGTATCCGCAGCCCAACCTTGTACCACAGGCACAATCGCACCGCCGACAATCGCAGTACACAATACGCCGGAAGCGCTGCTGGTGAATCGGCCCAGACCTTTGGTTGCCAAAGAGAAAATCGTTGGGAACATGATGGAATTGAAGAAGCCGATGGCCAACAATGCCCACATCGCAATATCTGCACTGGCTTTACCTGCCAACATAGCAACGCCCAACAGGGCAACAGCAGCGGTAGCGTTAAATGCCAAATAGCGGTTAGGCGCAATTTTTGCCATGATGGCAGAGCCTAAGAAGCGGCCAACCATCGCGCCGCCCCAGTAGAACGACAGATATTTTGCGGCAGACGAGTGGTCCATACCTTTCAGGTAACCCAACACGCTGACCAACAAAGAACCGATAGATACTTCAGCACCAACGTAACAGAAAATACCGGCCGCACCCAAAACCAAATGACGGTATTGCCATACGCTGTGTTTGCCATCATGGTTGTGTTCGCTCTCTTCTTCAGCAATTTTGTTTGCATCAGGCAGACGAATCATTTTGACAAACACAGCCAAAATAATCAGCAAACCGGCCAAACCCAAATATGGAATTTGAACAGAAGAAATTTGCTCGGCTTTGCTGACAGTTTGTGTCGCATCAGCCAAAATCAGGAATGCACCGATTTTCGGAGCAATAGTCGTACCCAATGAATTGAATGCCTGCACCAAAGTCAGCGTTGCAGATTCTTTGCCCGGTTTCGCCAACAGGGTTACATACGGATTACCCGCAACCTGCAACAGGGTGACGCCCGAAGCAAGAATGAAGAGCGCGCCCAAGAAAGTCGGGTAAGATTGGCTGCCCGCAGCAGGATAAAACAACAAGCATCCGACGGCGGTCAGCAAGAAGCCGCCGATGACGCCATTTTTATAGCCGATTTTACCGACGAGATGCCCCATCGGAATCGACATGATGGCATAGGCGGTAAAGAAGCAGAACTGAACCAGCATCGCCTGAACATTGGTTAGCGTGAAAATTTTCTGCAGATGCGGAATCAAAATATCGTTCATGCAGGTAATGAAACCCATCATGAAGAAGAGTGTGGTCAGGACGACCAGTGCAGGAGTATGATTTTGTTATGAATGCGCAGACATGATTTGTCTTTCGTTTTGTTAAGACTCGCTAAAAAATGAGCTTGAAGCAGTTCATTAAGCTTAACACCCATTAACAGCCGACGGTATCATACTGATATTTCATCACTTTGAAAACTATTTTCTGACATCTGACTATATTGCCTTTTCGCCGTTTAATTTTAAAAAACCCAATAATATTAGTTTTATATTCTAATAATTTTGAAATATGGGCATAATCCACTTTCAAATCCTACTATTTATTTTTTACAATATCACTTGATGTAACTCAAAACATGCCCCTTCTTTACGCTTACCTTGCCCTGATTGCTTCTGCCTTCACTTCAGCTACACTTCTTCCGGGTACATCCGAGGCGGCATACGCCGCATTTGTGTACCAATATCCGCAACATGCCCTTGGTGGATGTTTGTGCGCCGGTTTGGCAAATGGCTTGGGCAGTATGGTTTCGTATTACATGGGCAGAATGTTTCCGGCCAAGAAAAGGCCGTCTGAAAAAGTATTGGCACGTATAAAACGATGGGGAATTTGGCCGCTATTATTTGCATGGCTGCCGATTATCGGTGATGCCCTCCCCCTTGCCGCAGGCTGGCTCAGGCTCAATGCTTTGCATTGCGCCATCATTCTGATTGCAGGCAAACTGCTGCGCTATGCCATGATTTATTGGGGAATGAGCGCAGTTGCCGGATAAGCACAACCAAAAAATAAAAGCCGTCTGAATGATTCAGACGGCCTTTTGCCTTTAATTCGACAATTACAAGACTTTCACAATGCTCTCGCACAGGTAGTCGATGTTATCATCGGTAATGCCTGCAACATTAATGCGGCCGGAGCGGACGGCATAAATGGCAAACTCGTTTTTCAAACGGTCAACTTGTTCGGGAGTCAAGCCGCTGAAAGAGAACATACCGTTTTGTTCGATAATGAAATCAAAGTCTTGGGTTGCGCCTTTGGCTTTGAGCAACTCAACAAATTTTTGGCGCATGGCTTTGATGCGGCCGCGCATTTCATCGAGTTCGGCAATCCATTGTGCTTTCAAATCATCATTTTTCAACACCAGCGCAATGGTGTTTGCGCCGTGTGAAGCCGGGTTGGAATACAAGGTGCGGATGATGGTTTTGACTTGGCTGTGGGCGCGGGCGGCGGTTTCTTCATCTTCGGCCACCAAAGTGAACGCGCCGACGCGCTCGTTGTACATACCGAAGTTTTTGGAATAAGAGCTGGCAATCAGCAATTCTGTATTGTGTTTCAAGAACACGCGCAAGCCGTAGGCATCTTCTTCCAAACCGTTACCGAAGCCTTGGTAGGCAAAGTCAAACAGCGGCAGCCAGCCTTTTTCGGCAGAAAGTTTTGCCAAAGTTTCCCATTGTTCGGGCGTAGGGTCGATGCCGGTAGGGTTGTGGCAGCAGCCGTGCAGCAGGACGATGTCGCCTTTTTGCGCCCGGCCCAAGTCTTCAATCATACCGTCCCAATCCAAACCGTGTTTGGCGGCATCATAGTAGCGGTAAGGTTTGTCTTGGATGCCGACCGCTTTGGCGATGGCGTTGTGGTTAGGCCAGGTCGGATTGGAAATCCAGATGGTTTGTGCGTCCAACTGACGTTTGGCAAACTCGACGGCAATACGCAATGCGCCTGTACCGCCAAGGCTTTGCGCTGTTTTGGCGCGACGGCTGGCGATGATTTCGTGGTCTTTGCCGAACAGCAGGATTTGGGTTTGCTCGTTGTAGTCGGCAACGCCGTCGATAGTCAGGTAATTTTTGGTTGTTTCGCTTTCCAACAGGCGTTTTTCAGCCTCTTTGACGGCTTTGACAATAGGCGTCGCGCCGGATGCGTCTTTATAAATGCCGATACCGAGATTGACTTTCTCCGGACGGGTTTCGGCTTTAAACGCCTCGCCCAAACCTAAAATCGGATCAGCAGGAGCAGCTTCGATATGCTTGAAGAACATGATTTTTCTCTTTACAAGTAGTAAAACGGTTGAAAAAATACAAACTTAGTACGATTTTACGCCGTTTCAGGCCGTCTGAAAACGGATTATTACAGGGTTTTAACGCAAGATTGCCAACAAATCCAAAGGCGTGACAATACGAAAATCGGCAAGCCAGTTTTCGGTTTGGTCTTCGGCAGAAATATAGCCCCAATCAGCAAGCACGGTCGTCATGCCTGCATTTTTTCCTGCCTGCATATCGCGCTCGGCATCGCCGACATAAAAACATCGCTGCGCCTCAACGCCAATCTGTTCGCACGCATAAAACATAGGCTTCACGCTGGGCTTGGGTTCATCGCAAGTATCGCCGCTGACAATCACGGCGGGAGGCACGGTAAACCCGAGCTTAGGCACGAGGACATCGGTAAAACGCATAGGCTTGTTGGTAATAATGCCCCATCGGATACCGCGTTGAACTAAGGCTTCCAACATTTCGTTTACGCCGTCGAACAAGATGGTTTGGTCGGCATAGCAGCGGCTGTATTCGTCCAAAAACTCTTTGCGCCATTGCATATAGTCCGGATGATCGGAAGTAATGCCTGCACCCAGTTTGAGCAAACCGCTCGCACCGTGGCTGGCCTGCGGACGGATTTCATCCATGCTTTTTTCCGGCAAACCGTGTCGGCGCAATACCATGTTGAGTGCGCCACCCAAATCAAGTGCGGTATCGGCAAGCGTGCCGTCAAGGTCGAATAATACGGCTTGGGTCATAAGTGTTCCTTTGATGATTTTAGAAGGCCGTCTGAACAATCCAACAAGTTTCAGACGGCCTGAATATGGTTAATGGTGATGGTGTTCGTGCATTTCCTGCGAACACAAAACTTCATCTTTATGCGGATGCTGTTCGCTTTCAATCTGAATCGTACAATGCCCGATGTTGTGATGCGCCAATTCATGTTCGATGCGGTAGGCGATTTGTTCGGACTCTGCAACCGTCATGTCGCCATCTACAACAATATGGCAGGACAAAACGTGGATATTGCTGGTAATCGTCCAAACATGCAAGTCGTGAACGGATTTTACGCCTTCCATATTGCGGATAACGCTGAGCAACTCATCGGTATGGATGTTTTCCGGCGCGCCTTCCATCAAAATGTGCAAAGTCTGTTTAAACAGCTTCCAGCCGCTGCGCCCTACCAAAGCCGCCACCAATACGCTGGCAACCGTATCCGCCCATTGCCAGCCATACGCCATCATCAGTACCGCTGCGACAATCGCCCCTATCGAGCCGAATAAATCGCTGATTACATGCAGATACGCGCCGCGCATATTGACGTTTTCTTCAGTATCGCCATTTTTCAACATATAAACGGCGACACCGATGTTGACCAACAAACCGATAATACTGACCACCAACATGCCGCCCGTCAAAATTTCCGGCGGATAAAACAATCGTTTGACTGCTTCATAAAAAATCATCGCCGCAATCAACACCAGCGACAATCCGTTAAACATCGCCGTCAAAATTTCAAAACGCTTATAGCCAAATGTTTTTTGCAGCGTGGTCTGTTTCTCGCCAAGTTTAAATGCCCACAATGCCACACCCAGCGAAAACGCATCGCTGAACATATGTCCCGCATCGGAAAGCAGGGCCAAAGAGTTGGTCAGCCAACCGCCGACCGCCTCAACCAGCATAAATCCGGCAATGACGAAAAAGGAAATACGCAATACCTGCTTATTGGCGGTATGCGTATGCGCGTGCGAATGATCGTGATGATGTGCCATGATGATTTTACCGTTTCAGACGGCCTTTTTATCCTGTTTCAAACTTTTCTCAAAATCTTCCAACATATCCAGCTCGAAACGGCTGAATCCTGCGCGTTCCCGTGCTTCGATATTGACGTAGCCGCGGAAGATAAACATATCGTAACGCGCAATCAGGCTGCGGAACAAGGCAACCGGTTCCAAACCGCGTTCACGGCAAAGATGCTGATACCAATGATTGCCGATGGCGACATGCCCCACTTCATCGCGATAAATAATATCCAACACATCGCAGGTTTCCATATCGCCACGCTGCGCCACTTTTGCACGAATACCCGGCGTAACATCCAAACCGCGCGCTTCCAATACCCGCGGCACCAAAGCCATGCGCAACAAGGGATCGTAAGCGGTTTTATACGCCATATCCCACAAATGCCCATGCGCTTCAAAATCACCGTAATCGTAGCCCAAGCTGTTCAGACGGCCACGCATCAAGCCGAAGTGAAACACTTCTTCTTTCGCCACCCTTACCCAATCGCGTACAAACTGAAACGGCATATTGCGAAAACGATACGCCGCATCCAAAGCCAGATTAATCGCATTAAACTCAATGTGTGCAATCGCGTGCAACATGGCCGCATAGCCTTCGACCGTATTCATCTTACGCGGCGTAACTTCCGAAGGCACAACCAAACGAGGACACAGCGGATGGCCTGCAAAACGGCAATCCACAGGTTTTGACTCCTCAATAGTCAAACCTTCCGCCTCGCCCAACTGCGCAAACAAGGCCTGCGTCAACCTTCCCTTTTCATCCGGATTGTCCGACAGCAAAGCCTGTTCCAATAAAGGATAAGGATTCAGATACATACAAAACCATTGTTTTAAAAAGACAAATATTATAACCGTTTTAAAAAGCAAACAGAAAGACTATAATTTCACGCTTTCCGTAAAATGACATTAAATACCACACCAAACCATTGTGTGCTTCATTAAAAAAACGTCAAAACTAAATACAGGCCGTCTGAAGAAATGAAATTATTTCAGTCACTTGATTGGATTTTTCATATTTACACAAATTAAACCCTCCATTCAGCCCCTTGCCTGTTACACCATAACGTCTATACTGAACCCATCTCTCCGAACAAGGAACCAAAACATGAAAACTACCCGACTGTTCACTCTAACCGCTGCCGCGCTGCTTTC
This genomic interval from Neisseria flavescens contains the following:
- the nhaC gene encoding Na+/H+ antiporter NhaC, whose translation is MFAFKSLLNMPRFEAIAVALALVAAMGYTIISLEWLPHMSIVTAIVVLLLYGLMRGLKYQDMQNGMIGAVGQGMGAIYLFFFIGLMVSALMMSGAIPTLMYYGFGLISPTYFYLSAFALCSIIGISIGSSLTTCATVGVAFMGMAAAFHANMAMTAGAIVSGAFFGDKMSPLSDTTGISASIVGIDLFEHIKNMMYTTVPAWLISAALMLWLLPNVAAHDMNSVEAFRAQLEATGLVHAYSLIPFALLVVLALMRVNAIVAMLFTVIVALIVTYFHSTPDLKQLGAWFYSGYKLEGEAFKDIARLISRGGLESMFFTQTIVILGMSLGGLLFSIGVIPSLLEAIHAFLTNAGRATFSVAMTSVGVNFLIGEQYLSILLSGETFKPVYDKLGLHSRNLARTLEDAGTVINPLVPWSVCGVFISHALGVPVWEYLPYAFFCYLSLALTLVFGWTGLTLSKK
- the putA gene encoding bifunctional proline dehydrogenase/L-glutamate gamma-semialdehyde dehydrogenase PutA, which produces MFNFAFPTQTPLRQAVTDAYRRDEIEAVQDMLQRAQMTDEERNAASELARRLVTQVRSSRTKASGVDALMHEFSLSSEEGVALMCLAEALLRIPDNATRDRLIADKISEGNWKSHLNNSPSLFVNAAAWGLLITGKLTTNTSEKNMGSALSRIISKGGAPLIRQGVNYAMRLLGKQFVTGQTIEEALQNGKEREKMGYRFSFDMLGEAAYTEEDANRYYNDYVQAIHAIGKDAAGQGVYEGNGISVKLSAIHPRYSRAQHERVMSELLPRLKELFLLGKKYDIGINIDAEEANRLELSLDLMEALVSDPDLAGYKGIGFVVQAYQKRCPFVIDYLIDLARRNNQKLMIRLVKGAYWDSEVKWAQVDGMEGYPTYTRKVHTDISYLACARKLLDAQDAVFPQFATHNAYTLGAIYQMGKGKDFEHQCLHGMGETLYDQVVGPQNLGRRVRVYAPVGTHETLLAYLVRRLLENGANSSFVNQIVDENISIDRLIKSPFDTIAEQGIHLHPALPLPRDLYGKDRLNSQGVDFSNETVLQNLQEKLNQASSEDFHAASIVNGEARNVVEAQPVRNPADHNDVVGTVSFADAALAQEAIGAAVAALPEWSAKPASERADCLRRFADLLEQHTPALMMLAVREAGKTLNNAVAEVREAVDFCRYYANESENTLPKDAKAVGAIVAISPWNFPLAIFTGEVVSALAAGNTVIAKPAEQTSLIATYAVSLMHQAGIPTSALQLVLGAGNVGSALTGDARIGGVIFTGSTEVARLINKALSKRDDNPVLIAETGGQNAMIVDSTALPEQVCLDVLNSAFDSAGQRCSALRILCVQEDVADKMVNIIKGAMDELVVGKPTQLTTDIGPVIDAEAQQNLLAHINRMKGVAKAYHEVKTAADVDSNNSTFVRPILFELNNLNELQREVFGPVLHVVRYRASELDQLIDQINAKGYALTSGVHSRIEGTVEHIRDRIEAGNIYVNRNIVGAVVGVQPFGGHGLSGTGPKAGGPFYLQRLVRTPEWVAPTLSRIGQADEDALKRLETLVHKLPFNAEEKKTAAAALGHARVRTLRKAETVLVGPTGERNSLSWRSPKHVWVHGGTLLQAFSALTELAAAGIQTVVEPNSPLAAYSADLDGLLQVNSKPEKAGISHVAAIEPLSSERKQELAGRDGALIRILPSEQGLDILQVFEEISCSINTTAAGGNASLMAVAD
- a CDS encoding alpha/beta fold hydrolase, which codes for MAKIILLHGLHMHSWVMKPLAYLLEQEGFEVALFDYYSVLHSMNRHVEDLARWIDENHADETLHFVGHSLGGLVLRNFAAAYPDKVSGRIVTMGTPHQGSRAAQRVFNMGLQKPVLGGSYKGALDGGMPELPKGVELGSIAGNKPYGLGRVLGLHGEHDGTVLVSETHCPNMRDHVVLPVSHSGMLFNRKTVKQVGAFLHDGRFKKQ
- a CDS encoding sugar MFS transporter; protein product: MVVLTTLFFMMGFITCMNDILIPHLQKIFTLTNVQAMLVQFCFFTAYAIMSIPMGHLVGKIGYKNGVIGGFLLTAVGCLLFYPAAGSQSYPTFLGALFILASGVTLLQVAGNPYVTLLAKPGKESATLTLVQAFNSLGTTIAPKIGAFLILADATQTVSKAEQISSVQIPYLGLAGLLIILAVFVKMIRLPDANKIAEEESEHNHDGKHSVWQYRHLVLGAAGIFCYVGAEVSIGSLLVSVLGYLKGMDHSSAAKYLSFYWGGAMVGRFLGSAIMAKIAPNRYLAFNATAAVALLGVAMLAGKASADIAMWALLAIGFFNSIMFPTIFSLATKGLGRFTSSASGVLCTAIVGGAIVPVVQGWAADTYGLMISFVVSAICYVYIVFFAIKGYKADE
- a CDS encoding YqaA family protein, with the translated sequence MPLLYAYLALIASAFTSATLLPGTSEAAYAAFVYQYPQHALGGCLCAGLANGLGSMVSYYMGRMFPAKKRPSEKVLARIKRWGIWPLLFAWLPIIGDALPLAAGWLRLNALHCAIILIAGKLLRYAMIYWGMSAVAG
- the nth gene encoding endonuclease III, whose protein sequence is MNKQIRQEIFERFRAANPHPTTELNFSSPFELLIAVLLSAQATDVGVNKATAKLFPIANTPQAMLDLGLDGVMEYTKTIGLYKTKSKHIMQTCRILLEKYNGEVPADREALESLPGVGRKTANVVLNTAFGQPVMAVDTHIFRVSNRTKIAPGKDVREVEDKLMRFIPKEFLMDAHHWLILHGRYTCKALKPQCSKCLINDLCEYPAKM